TCTTCGCACCGGCCCCCTGCCGGCTGAGCACGTCACCGGCCTGGCCGCCCTTGGCGGCGATGCCGATGAGCAGGTGCTCGGTGGAGAGGTACTCGTCCCCGAGCTCCTTGGCCCGTGCCTGGGCGTCCGCGATCACGGCGAGCAGCTCACGGTTGGGCTGCGGGGGCGCGACGGTGGATCCGGTCACGCTGGGCAGCGAGGCGAGCACCTTCTCCGTACCGGCGCGCACGGCGGCCTGATCGGCGTCGACGGCGGCGAGAAGATCGACGATGTTCTCGTTGTCCTGCCCCTGGAGCAGAGCGAGGAGCAGGTGGGCAGGGGTGAGGTCCGCGTGGCCCTCGGTAAGGGCCCGGTTGCTGGCCGCGTTGATCGCGTCCCGGCTCCTGTTGGTCAGCTCGGCGTCCACGTTGGGGTTCTCCTCCTGGCGTCAGCGGCTCGTAGTACCGACTGAGTACCGACTGCGTACTGACTGCGTCAGCGTACACAAAGTTGAGTCTATTCCACTCAAGGTGGTCGAGGGAGGCTTGCGGCGGCTAGGTTTCCGGGCCATGGCCGCATACCCCCAGGATCCGGGCGCGCCGGACGCGCCGTACCTCACCTTCTGGCAGGAGAGGCACCTGTGCACTCTGACGACCCTGCGCCCGGACGGCACCCCCCATGTAGTACCCGTCGGAGTCACATACGACCCCGAGGCGCGACTTGCTCGGGTGATCACGAACAAGTCGAGCGCGAAGGTGGGCCATGTGCTCGCCGCCGGCCCGGAGGGGGCGCGGGTGGCGGTGTGCCAGGTGGACGGGGGACGGTGGGCGACGCTGGAGGGGCTGGCGTACGTCCGGACCGAGCACGAGCGGGTCGCGGAGGCGGAGCGGCGGTACGCGCAGCGGTACGGGCGGACGCCGGCGCCGAATCCCGACCGGGTGGTGATCGAGATCGAGCTGCGGCGGGCGATGGGGCGCGGGTGACCGGGGCGCCGGGTTGGCCGGATACCGGGCGACCGGTTTCAGCCACCGCAGGAAAAGATGGATAGGGGGAAATGTCCCCGAAAACTGCAGCGGCGTCACCGTGTTCAGGTCACGGTGACGCCGCTGCGGGGGGAAGCACCTGAGCGATCTGTTACGACGGGGGAATCGCGTCAGGCACTGCGGGGGGTGGCTGAGATGGTCGTATGGGCCGGGGCTTCCGGCTCCACCAGTCGGTGGTCGCGCTGATCAAGGTTGACGAAGATCATTCCGTACCGGATGGCACACCGCACGGGCTGCGGCGCCCCCCGAGGCCGCCGCAGACACCGGTAAGCCCGTACGTCCTCGTCCTCGTCCCGGGTGACGACGACCGGCTCACCGAAGACGGTCACCATCAACGAGTCACCGGGGTGGGGGATCGCGGTGACCAAGTCGATGAAGTGCCAGCCGGAGCGGTAGGCGGTGGCCATTTCTCTGCGGAAGGAGCGGTCGTCGGGTGGGGTGGTCACGTCAGCTCCCAGCCCCTTCTGCCTTCGACTCGGTGGACTCGGCCACAGTCGGCCACACGCTGTCCGCCACGAGGACATGGGTCTTGGCACTCGCCGGCCAGACACTGTCCTGCGCCCGGCCATCACCCTCCGCACCAGTGAGGCCACTCAGAGTCCCGACGGCCACGACGGTGGAGAAGATGGCGACAAGCGCCGAGCGAAGCATTCTGTTCCGCATAGTCGGCTTCGTCCTCACTTGAAGGTCTCCTCTTCCCCCGTCGAGTAAGACGATGGCTCATTCAGGCACGTCATGGCCACACAATCGATGCATCATGTTCCTGCATGTTCAGGACCCTGGGGGGTGGAGATTTGGCAACGAATCAGACTAAAGCGACACATCCCCATGCGCTGACCGAGTTGTGTGAGGAAGGTGGCCGACTTTACGCAAACGCCATCCGCGCGGGACGCATCTCCCGGGCGGATGCGGAACCGGCCCCTTGCCTGGAGGAACTCGCCCTCCTTCACTCCGATCCCGACGACCCGAACTGGCTGCGCCCGGTGCCGCCGGCGGTCGCCCTCGCCCAGCGACTCAGCCCGATAGAGCACGAGATCACCGAGCGCAGGCGGCTGTCGATCGAACTGTCCGACGTTTTCGCGCCGTTCATGGCACTCAGTACTCACGCGACGACCAACGACTCGATCACGGTGCTGGAAGGAAGCGAGCGGATCAACGCGGCGCTCAACCTGGCCACGGCCCAATGCCAAACCGAGATGCTCACGGTCCAGCCGAGCGGCTACCGGCCCGAGCGCAGCCTGATCCAAGGGCTGGAGCGCGACAGGCCCCTGATCGAACGCGGGGTACGGATAAGGACTCTCTATCCGCACACTGCCCGGTACAGCCCCGAGCGACTGGCCTACGTGGATCAGCTCTCCGATGGCAAGGCCGAGCACCGGACCATCGATGGAGTGGTCGAGAGACTCATCATCTGCGACGAGACCGTGGCCTTCATTCCCATCCGAGACGACCAGAAGGTCGCCCTGGAACTCCGCCACCGGGGACTCATCCGCTACCTGATCAAGGTCTTCGAGTTCATGTGGGACCGAGCAGTTCCGCTGAGCGCGGGCGCCCCGTACGAGACCGCCCCCGACGGCATCACGGATATCCAGCACTCCATCGCCAAGCTCCTCGTCGAGGGCCACGTCGACGAGGCCATCGCGCGCCGCCTGGGCATGAACGTCCGTACTTGCCGCGCCCACATAGCCAAGCTGGCCCAGGCGCTGGGCAGCGGCAGCCGTGCCCAGCTCGGCTATCTCATAGCCCAATCCGGAATCCTCAGGCAGGAAGGAGCAGCCCCATGAGCGCACCGCCGCACCATGAGCACGGCCCCGAAGACCTATGTGCGACGGGAACGGCGCTGTACGAGCGCGCCCTGCGCGAGGGGCACGTGCGCTCTGCCGACTCCGCAGCGGCGCCTTGTCTGGTCGATTTCGGCCTCCTGCATCCCGCCGTCGCGGACCTGAGCCGGTTGGAGCCCGTCGCCGCGGCGGTCGCCCTGCACCGCCTGCTGAAAGCGTCCGAGCAGCGGATCGCCGATGAGAGGCAGCGGGAGACGAAGCTGACCGAGACGTTCGAACCGCTCATGCGGATCGACGGCCAGAGCACGGGAGCCGAGAGCACTACCACGGTCACCGTTCTCAGTGGTCTCGACCGCATCAGCCAGGCCATCGACCAGGCCATGGCGGACAGTTCGGGCGAGCTCCTCGCCATCCAGCCACACATCACTCACACCACGTATACGGCTCCCGAGGTCCACGTCGAGGCCCTAGCCCGCGACCAGGCCCTGCTCGACCGCGGCGGCTCCATTCGCACCCTCTACCAGCACACTCTCCGCCACGCACCCTCCGTCATCGCCCGCTACGAGCAACTCCGCGGCGAAGCCGAGGCTCGCACCCTCGACGAGGTTCCCGAACGCCTCCTCGTCATCGACCGCACCGTCGCCTTCCTCCCCGCCAGCAAGGACCGGAAGCTGGCCCTGGAAATCCGCCAGCCAGCCATCGTCACGTTCCTCGCCACCACCTTCGAGCGCCTCTGGCGCCTGGCCACCCCCATGCGTCCAGAAGCCGTCCGGCAGCAATCCCTCAACGGCATCACCCACCGCCAACGCGCCATCGCCGGCCTCCTCATCGAAGGCCACACCGACGCCGTCATCGCCGACCGCCTCGGCTTGAACGTCCGCACCGCCCGCGTCCACATCGCCAAACTCGCCGCCACCCTCGGCAGCGAAAGCCGCGCCCAACTCGGCTACCTCATCGCAGAATCAGGAATCCTCAGACAGGACGGAGTGACTACGTGACCCCGCCATCGCACCCGGGCCACGACGCGGAAGACCTATGCCCGGCGGGCACCAAGCTGTACGAGCAGGCGCTGCGCGAAGGGCGCGTGGATGCGCGCAACGCCGACGACGCATCGTGTCTCGTCAGGCTCGGGCTACTCCAGCCTGACCTCAGCGACCTGCGCTGGCTGGAACCGGTCGCCCCGGCCTACGCTCTCCACCGTTTGCTCCGCACTGCCGAGGAACGCATCGCAGACGAGCGCCGACGTGAGGAACGGCTGGCGGCGGTGTTCGAGCCGCTGAGACGCATACACCGCCAGCCGACGGCTTCGGCGAGTCATCCATCGATCAGCGTCCACAGTGGTCTCGACCGAATCAACCGTGCCATCAGCGAGTCGATGGCGGACGCCACTACGGAAGTCCTCGCTATCCAGCCTCATAAACCCAAGGCGGTCATCGCCCTCCGAGACGCCTCCGTGGTGCGCGACCAGGCTCTACTCGACCGTGGCGGCTGCATTCGCACCCTCTACCAGCACACCTTCCGTCATTTGCCCGAGCTGATGGCCCGCTATGAACTCCTCGAAGGCGACGTAGAAGCCCGCACTCTCGACGAGGTCACCGAACGCCTCCTCATAATCGACCGCACCGTCGCGTTCATCCCCGCGAACAGGGACCGCACCCTCGCCGTCGAGATCCGCCACCCGGCCATCGTCGACTACTTCGTCACTACCTTCGACCGCCTCTGGCACCTGGCCACTCCCCTGTACCCGGAGGCTGTCCAGCAACCTTCTTTGAACGGCATCACCCCCCGCCAACGTGCCATCGCCACGCTGCTCATCGAAGGCCACACCGACGCCGTAATCGCCGACCGCCTCGGCTTGAACGTCCGCACCGCCCGCGCCCATATCGCCAAACTCGCCGCAACTCTCGGAAGCGAAAGCCGAGCCCAACTCGGCTACCTCATCGGGCAGTCCGCGATTCTTGATCAGGCAGGCTGAGCGGCGGTAACGATGACTCGGCGTTTCTCGATCGGGGAGGGCCGTCCAGGCCGACCTGGGCGATACGGACGCCCAGTTGCGTACGGCTGGCCGCGCCCAGCGTCTCCGAGAGGCGCGCGATGTGTGCCCGGCACGTGCGGACGCTTATGCCGAGCCGTTCCGCGATCACCGCATCCTGGTGGCCTTCCGCCAGCAGCGCGGCGATGGACTGTTCACGGTGAGAGATGCCCTTGATGCCAGTGTCGGGCAGAGGAGCCGTGAGGGGGATCGCCAGGCGCCAGAAGCGTTCGAAGACCGTTACCAAGTACTGGACCAGGGCCGGGTGGCGGAGTTCCAGCGCCATCGTGCGGTCCGTGTTCGCGGGGATGAAGGCGACCGTACGGTCGAAGACGATCAGCCGGTCGATTACCTCGTCCAGCGTGCGCGCCTCCACCGACTCACCCATCAACTCCAGGTAGTTGAGCAATCCATGACCGTGTCTGGCCACGTGTGTGTACAGGTCGCGCATCCGCACGCCTCGGCCCCGTAGCGCCAGCGACCGGTGCAGGCCCTCTGTCAGCTCGTGCTCGGGACGGATGCCGCCGGGCTGGACGGTCAGCACCTCCGTCGTGCACGCCTGAGTCGCCTCGTCCAGCGCTGCCTGGATGCGGTGGTCACCGTCCAGGACTCGAATCGCCGAGCCCTCCGCGCCGGGCGCCTTGGGCTGCAGCCCGAGCCGGGTGTACCACTCGAACGCCGCCACCGCCGAGCCCATCCGCCGCTGGCTCGCGCTGACCTCGTCGTACACCCCGCGCAGCAGCCGGGTCATGACCTCCTGCGGGGACGTCGGCACCAGCCAGTCCATGTCGTCGGGATCCGGATGGAGCAGCGCAAGTTCCAACAGGCAGGGCACCGCATCGGCATCCCGGCGCGGCACTCTGCCCCGCCGTACGGCCCGGGAGTACACGCGATCCCCGCCCTCGCACAGTCGGTCGGCACCGTGTGGATGCTCGCCCCCTCCGCGCTCGGTCATCTTCCACCCCCGGCTACCGTCCTGCCGCACACGTCCGGTCACGCCCGCGCAGCATGCTCACAGCATCAACGGGCAAGAGCCCATGACTTCCGCAGCGCAACTATGCGCAGAGGGACCTGTCACCGCAACACGGCCCGGGCCCCGCCTCCGCGCGGTCTTGCCAGCTTCATGAGCCAAGAGAGACCACAAACATAAGGTTGTGCACCTTTTCATCCCCCTCCGCTTTAGGCAGGAGCAGCATCATGAGGCTACCTACACGTGTGCATGCCCATGCAGGGTTGATCAAGCGGCAGCAAATACAAGCTCCACGAGCAGGCCACTTTCCTTTGCAGTTCCGACCAAAGGGGGTTTTCTATGCGCACCAAGACCAGTGCTGCACTCATAGCCGTCGCCATCGCGGCTGGTTCCGTCATGTTCAGCGCGCCCACCGCCTCGGCGGCAGCCAGCTGTAGCTCCTCCGGCTACACCGCCACGGGCCTGCCCATCGAGCGGTGCACCAGCCTGGAGAACGGAATCCTCTACCACAAGAAGGACGGCAACTCCCCTACCGGCCTGTGGACGACCTACTCCAAGACCGGTGGATCCAGCGTCACTATCAAACTCGGCTACAGCATGTCCGGTTCCACCACCTACTCCTCGTCCTTCTCCATCAGCGACGGCGAGACCAAGCGGAGAACCTGGACCAAGTCCGGCAGTTACATGTGCTACAACAGCGTCGGCCTTCTGAGCTACAGCGGCGGCACCTACCAGACGCCGGCTGCGCACTGCTAAGACGAGCAGCGTCTCGGGCCCCGCCTGCCACGGCGGGGCCCCATTTCTGT
Above is a window of Streptomyces sp. DT2A-34 DNA encoding:
- a CDS encoding pyridoxamine 5'-phosphate oxidase family protein, coding for MAAYPQDPGAPDAPYLTFWQERHLCTLTTLRPDGTPHVVPVGVTYDPEARLARVITNKSSAKVGHVLAAGPEGARVAVCQVDGGRWATLEGLAYVRTEHERVAEAERRYAQRYGRTPAPNPDRVVIEIELRRAMGRG
- a CDS encoding helix-turn-helix transcriptional regulator, with the translated sequence MFRTLGGGDLATNQTKATHPHALTELCEEGGRLYANAIRAGRISRADAEPAPCLEELALLHSDPDDPNWLRPVPPAVALAQRLSPIEHEITERRRLSIELSDVFAPFMALSTHATTNDSITVLEGSERINAALNLATAQCQTEMLTVQPSGYRPERSLIQGLERDRPLIERGVRIRTLYPHTARYSPERLAYVDQLSDGKAEHRTIDGVVERLIICDETVAFIPIRDDQKVALELRHRGLIRYLIKVFEFMWDRAVPLSAGAPYETAPDGITDIQHSIAKLLVEGHVDEAIARRLGMNVRTCRAHIAKLAQALGSGSRAQLGYLIAQSGILRQEGAAP
- a CDS encoding helix-turn-helix transcriptional regulator; translated protein: MSAPPHHEHGPEDLCATGTALYERALREGHVRSADSAAAPCLVDFGLLHPAVADLSRLEPVAAAVALHRLLKASEQRIADERQRETKLTETFEPLMRIDGQSTGAESTTTVTVLSGLDRISQAIDQAMADSSGELLAIQPHITHTTYTAPEVHVEALARDQALLDRGGSIRTLYQHTLRHAPSVIARYEQLRGEAEARTLDEVPERLLVIDRTVAFLPASKDRKLALEIRQPAIVTFLATTFERLWRLATPMRPEAVRQQSLNGITHRQRAIAGLLIEGHTDAVIADRLGLNVRTARVHIAKLAATLGSESRAQLGYLIAESGILRQDGVTT
- a CDS encoding LuxR C-terminal-related transcriptional regulator; translation: MTPPSHPGHDAEDLCPAGTKLYEQALREGRVDARNADDASCLVRLGLLQPDLSDLRWLEPVAPAYALHRLLRTAEERIADERRREERLAAVFEPLRRIHRQPTASASHPSISVHSGLDRINRAISESMADATTEVLAIQPHKPKAVIALRDASVVRDQALLDRGGCIRTLYQHTFRHLPELMARYELLEGDVEARTLDEVTERLLIIDRTVAFIPANRDRTLAVEIRHPAIVDYFVTTFDRLWHLATPLYPEAVQQPSLNGITPRQRAIATLLIEGHTDAVIADRLGLNVRTARAHIAKLAATLGSESRAQLGYLIGQSAILDQAG
- a CDS encoding LuxR C-terminal-related transcriptional regulator, which gives rise to MTERGGGEHPHGADRLCEGGDRVYSRAVRRGRVPRRDADAVPCLLELALLHPDPDDMDWLVPTSPQEVMTRLLRGVYDEVSASQRRMGSAVAAFEWYTRLGLQPKAPGAEGSAIRVLDGDHRIQAALDEATQACTTEVLTVQPGGIRPEHELTEGLHRSLALRGRGVRMRDLYTHVARHGHGLLNYLELMGESVEARTLDEVIDRLIVFDRTVAFIPANTDRTMALELRHPALVQYLVTVFERFWRLAIPLTAPLPDTGIKGISHREQSIAALLAEGHQDAVIAERLGISVRTCRAHIARLSETLGAASRTQLGVRIAQVGLDGPPRSRNAESSLPPLSLPDQESRTAR